The proteins below come from a single Kitasatospora sp. NBC_00315 genomic window:
- a CDS encoding glycosyltransferase family 2 protein has protein sequence MPRFSVIVPVYKVQDYLAECLDSVLGQSCADFELIAVDDRSPDGCGAILDRAALGDERVRVVHLPQNVGLGRARNAGLERATGEYVLFLDSDDTLTPGLLQAVHDRLREGGDPDVLVHDYARTYPDGREVRADSAAVFGRSGPAVFDLDQRPDLLELLQVVWNKAYRRDFVTEQGLTFPAGYYEDTPWTYPALLSAARITLLDRVGVHYRQREEGGNILATPSRKHFDVFGQYDLVFAFLDRRPDLERWRPVVYGRMLHHLNTVVTRPGRIPPGDRREYFRRAAEHCARLRPAGYRPPAGAAGVRTELLSQGRYTSYQAVRALARTRRLVVRG, from the coding sequence ATGCCCCGTTTCAGTGTCATCGTGCCCGTGTACAAGGTGCAGGACTACCTCGCCGAGTGCCTCGACTCGGTGCTGGGCCAGTCCTGCGCGGACTTCGAACTGATCGCGGTGGACGACCGCTCCCCGGACGGCTGCGGCGCGATCCTCGACCGGGCCGCCCTGGGCGACGAGCGGGTGCGGGTCGTCCACCTGCCGCAGAACGTGGGCCTGGGCCGCGCCCGCAACGCGGGGCTGGAGCGCGCCACCGGCGAGTACGTGCTCTTCCTGGACAGCGACGACACCCTGACCCCGGGACTGCTGCAGGCCGTCCACGACCGCCTGCGCGAGGGGGGTGATCCGGACGTCCTCGTCCACGACTACGCCCGGACGTACCCCGACGGCCGGGAGGTGCGGGCGGACTCGGCCGCCGTGTTCGGCCGCTCCGGCCCCGCGGTCTTCGACCTCGACCAGCGTCCCGACCTGCTCGAACTGCTCCAGGTGGTGTGGAACAAGGCCTACCGCCGCGACTTCGTCACCGAGCAGGGCCTGACCTTCCCGGCCGGGTACTACGAGGACACCCCCTGGACCTACCCGGCGCTGCTCTCGGCGGCCCGGATCACCCTGCTCGACCGGGTCGGCGTGCACTACCGCCAGCGCGAGGAGGGCGGCAACATCCTCGCCACCCCGAGCCGCAAGCACTTCGACGTCTTCGGCCAGTACGACCTCGTGTTCGCCTTCCTGGACCGCCGCCCCGACCTGGAGCGCTGGCGGCCGGTGGTCTACGGCCGGATGCTGCACCACCTCAACACCGTGGTCACCCGGCCCGGCCGGATCCCGCCGGGCGATCGCCGGGAGTACTTCCGGCGGGCCGCCGAGCACTGTGCGCGGCTGCGCCCGGCCGGCTACCGGCCGCCGGCCGGTGCGGCCGGGGTGCGGACCGAACTGCTCAGCCAGGGGCGCTACACCTCGTACCAGGCCGTCCGGGCGCTCGCCCGTACCCGCAGGCTGGTGGTCCGGGGCTGA
- a CDS encoding YihY/virulence factor BrkB family protein produces the protein MDFLTRLPVVGPLVARVLRSRPYRVYEHFTAVRANRLAGAVTFFGFLALFPLLTVALAIAVRTLSDSRVAELQKRIADQLPGLSDSLDLNSLIANAGTLGLVSGVLLLLSGLGWVDTMRSSIRDIWMLPQEPGNPVLHKAWDCLVLFGLGLVSLVSLGASAAGTTLAGRLADAVGLDRNGPGGYLFSAVGLLIAVVSDMVLFAYLLAPFPRITGQSRRSLVQGALMGAVGFELLKLLLASYLGSVAGRSLYGAFGVPVALLLWINFVSRLLMYCVSWTALADPEAARERARDQARRVLNAPEGE, from the coding sequence GTGGACTTCCTCACCCGCCTGCCGGTGGTCGGCCCGCTCGTCGCCCGGGTGCTTCGCAGCAGGCCCTACCGGGTCTACGAGCACTTCACCGCGGTACGCGCCAACCGGCTGGCCGGCGCGGTCACCTTCTTCGGGTTCCTGGCGTTGTTCCCGCTGCTCACGGTGGCCCTGGCGATCGCCGTCAGGACCCTCTCGGACAGCCGGGTGGCCGAACTCCAGAAGCGCATCGCCGACCAGCTGCCCGGCCTCTCCGACTCCCTGGACCTCAACTCGCTGATCGCCAACGCCGGGACGCTCGGCCTGGTCAGCGGCGTCCTGCTGCTGCTCTCGGGTCTCGGCTGGGTCGACACCATGCGCAGCTCGATCCGGGACATCTGGATGCTGCCGCAGGAGCCCGGGAACCCGGTGCTGCACAAGGCGTGGGACTGCCTGGTGCTGTTCGGGCTCGGCCTGGTCAGCCTGGTCTCGCTGGGCGCCTCGGCGGCCGGCACCACGCTCGCCGGGCGGCTGGCCGACGCGGTCGGACTGGACCGCAACGGCCCGGGCGGCTATCTGTTCAGCGCCGTCGGCCTGCTGATCGCCGTCGTCTCCGACATGGTGCTGTTCGCCTACCTGCTGGCGCCGTTCCCGAGGATCACCGGCCAGAGCCGGCGCAGCCTGGTCCAGGGCGCGCTGATGGGCGCGGTGGGCTTCGAGCTGCTCAAGCTGCTGCTCGCCTCCTATCTCGGCTCGGTGGCCGGCCGCAGCCTGTACGGCGCCTTCGGCGTCCCGGTGGCCCTGCTGCTCTGGATCAACTTCGTCTCCCGGCTGCTGATGTACTGCGTCTCCTGGACGGCGCTGGCGGACCCGGAGGCGGCCCGCGAGCGGGCCCGGGACCAGGCACGACGCGTCCTGAATGCGCCGGAGGGCGAATAG
- a CDS encoding class I SAM-dependent methyltransferase yields MTSVEFRATTSARPTPRRLDDVPGWFWPLDQLLFTRVLEGQTAAGSKGDLLELGTYLGRSAILMGRHRQSGELFTICDLFDSDAPDEANAEEMADSYRKTLTRRAFEANYLAFHSELPEIVQAPTAVLQDGRVAAGSCRFAHIDASHLYEHVAGDVQVARAALGKDGVVSFDDYRSVHTPGTAAAIWEAVFAHGLRPVCLSPEKFYGTWGDPLAVQQMLLRHDWEGEGWQLSRETVAGQEVLRFHGEGFNMSDPEVRAALERPAARSAATTPVRPGPRPRSASRRLALDLLPPMATRAVRRRLQAARSRRI; encoded by the coding sequence GTGACGAGCGTCGAATTCCGTGCCACGACATCCGCCCGCCCCACCCCCCGGCGACTGGATGACGTCCCAGGCTGGTTCTGGCCCCTCGACCAGCTGCTCTTCACCCGGGTCCTGGAGGGACAGACGGCCGCCGGCAGCAAGGGTGACCTGCTCGAACTCGGCACCTATCTGGGCCGCAGCGCGATCCTGATGGGCCGGCACCGGCAGAGTGGCGAACTGTTCACCATCTGTGACCTGTTCGACTCGGACGCGCCCGACGAGGCCAATGCCGAGGAGATGGCCGACTCGTACCGCAAGACCCTCACCCGGCGGGCCTTCGAGGCGAACTACCTGGCGTTCCACAGCGAACTCCCGGAGATCGTCCAGGCTCCCACGGCGGTGCTCCAGGACGGCCGGGTGGCGGCCGGCAGCTGCCGCTTCGCCCACATCGACGCCTCGCACCTGTACGAGCACGTCGCCGGCGACGTCCAGGTCGCGCGCGCCGCCCTGGGCAAGGACGGGGTCGTGTCCTTCGACGACTACCGCTCCGTGCACACCCCCGGCACCGCCGCGGCGATATGGGAGGCGGTGTTCGCGCACGGGCTGCGGCCGGTCTGCCTGAGCCCCGAGAAGTTCTACGGCACGTGGGGCGACCCGCTCGCGGTCCAGCAGATGCTGCTGCGCCACGACTGGGAGGGCGAGGGCTGGCAGCTGAGCCGTGAGACGGTCGCCGGCCAGGAGGTGCTGCGCTTCCACGGTGAGGGCTTCAACATGTCCGATCCGGAGGTCAGGGCGGCCCTGGAGCGCCCGGCGGCCCGTTCGGCGGCCACGACCCCGGTCAGGCCCGGCCCGCGGCCGCGCTCGGCGAGCCGCCGGCTGGCCCTGGACCTGCTGCCGCCGATGGCCACCCGGGCGGTGCGCCGCCGCCTGCAGGCCGCGCGCAGCCGCAGGATCTGA
- a CDS encoding D-alanyl-D-alanine carboxypeptidase family protein, with translation MQTRRHLAHRLAALAAAASLCAAPAAVAAPAEDPPPPPPAIGGDRLGLTGVQVTPLAGAPALPPGLTGKSWMVSDAASGEVLAASNPHLRLPPASTLKMLFADTVLPKFDRAQVHHVTTEELTGLGQGSSLVGIKEDMDYRVEDLWRGVFLSSGNDAVHVLAHMNGGVEETVAEMQARADALQARDTHVITPDGYDQDGQLSSAYDLTLFARAGLRNADFRSYCATRDAQFPGLVDKNTGQRGSFGIANTDRLLGKYPGLIGVKNGFTTNAGSTFVGAAERDGRTLLVTVMHPSTYQKVYDETAELLDWGFAAADKVTPVGRLVDEKPAGAVPSPAPVPPAATGTAGGTGQAGGTSGDHAPAAAGGSASTAAFGRPVVLGCGAAAAALALLALLRRRRTARRAGADRP, from the coding sequence GTGCAAACACGCCGTCACCTCGCGCACCGGCTGGCCGCCCTCGCCGCGGCCGCCTCGCTCTGCGCGGCTCCGGCCGCCGTGGCCGCTCCGGCCGAGGATCCGCCACCGCCGCCACCGGCGATCGGCGGCGATCGGCTCGGCCTGACGGGCGTTCAGGTCACGCCGCTGGCGGGGGCGCCCGCGCTCCCCCCGGGACTGACCGGGAAGTCGTGGATGGTCTCCGACGCCGCGTCGGGCGAGGTGCTGGCCGCGAGCAACCCGCACCTGCGACTGCCTCCCGCGAGCACCCTGAAGATGCTGTTCGCGGACACCGTGCTGCCCAAGTTCGACCGGGCCCAGGTGCACCACGTGACGACCGAGGAGCTGACCGGCCTCGGCCAGGGCAGCAGCCTGGTGGGCATCAAGGAGGACATGGACTACCGGGTCGAGGACCTCTGGCGCGGCGTCTTCCTCAGCTCCGGCAACGACGCCGTGCACGTCCTCGCGCACATGAACGGCGGGGTCGAGGAGACCGTCGCCGAGATGCAGGCCCGCGCCGACGCCCTGCAGGCCCGCGACACCCACGTGATCACCCCGGACGGCTACGACCAGGACGGGCAGCTCTCCTCGGCGTACGACCTCACGCTGTTCGCGAGGGCCGGGCTGCGCAACGCCGACTTCCGGTCGTACTGCGCGACCCGCGACGCCCAGTTCCCCGGGCTGGTCGACAAGAACACCGGTCAGCGCGGGAGCTTCGGCATCGCCAACACCGACCGGCTGCTGGGCAAGTACCCGGGCCTGATCGGCGTGAAGAACGGTTTCACCACCAACGCCGGCTCCACCTTCGTCGGCGCCGCCGAGCGCGACGGCCGCACGCTGCTGGTGACGGTGATGCACCCGAGCACCTACCAGAAGGTCTACGACGAGACGGCCGAACTGCTGGACTGGGGGTTCGCCGCCGCCGACAAGGTGACGCCGGTCGGCCGGCTGGTGGACGAGAAGCCCGCCGGCGCGGTTCCCTCGCCCGCGCCGGTGCCGCCCGCCGCGACGGGCACCGCCGGCGGGACCGGCCAGGCCGGCGGCACCAGCGGGGACCACGCGCCGGCCGCCGCCGGGGGCTCGGCCTCGACGGCCGCGTTCGGCCGGCCGGTGGTGCTGGGCTGCGGAGCGGCGGCCGCCGCGCTGGCGCTGCTGGCACTGCTCCGCCGGCGCCGCACGGCCCGGCGGGCGGGCGCGGACCGCCCCTGA
- a CDS encoding SCO4848 family membrane protein: MKLSRRTSWFLTAFGVWSMIIWVTFVKNLWKDSGGQAFTGGDHSQPTAFFWIHLTLAVTSFVLGVLVGLVGVRGLRAERGVREQELPG, from the coding sequence ATGAAGCTCAGCCGCCGTACGTCCTGGTTCCTGACCGCCTTCGGCGTCTGGTCGATGATCATCTGGGTGACGTTCGTGAAGAACCTCTGGAAGGACTCCGGCGGCCAGGCCTTCACCGGCGGCGACCACTCGCAGCCGACCGCCTTCTTCTGGATCCACCTCACCCTCGCGGTGACCTCCTTCGTCCTCGGCGTCCTGGTCGGCCTGGTCGGCGTCCGCGGCCTGCGCGCGGAGCGCGGCGTCCGCGAGCAGGAGCTGCCGGGCTGA
- a CDS encoding IS30 family transposase translates to MGRVTTAPVGLAALDKQLHPRFLTLAEREQIRDLRASGHSLRAIGRTLDRPASTIKRELDANSGSEDYHPYAAHRAAAARRPRPKDRKLLREGRLRRFVRDGLRRRWSPEQICHALLREHPDDESMRVSVETIYQALYFQARGALKREVQAAVRSGRTRRKPRRDPERRTSRFIDPMVMISDRPADVEDRAVPGHWEGDLIIGAGGRSAIATLVERSTRYTMLVHLPGGAHDAETVRDGLVRTVQTLPAHLRGSLTWDQGSEMARHKQFSMATDMPVYFCDPASPWQRGSNENTNGLLRQYFPKGTDLSLHGPEDLEHVAQELNGRPRKTLGWDTPAERLRDLLTT, encoded by the coding sequence ATGGGCCGTGTGACCACAGCACCCGTGGGCCTGGCCGCCCTGGACAAGCAACTCCACCCGAGGTTCCTGACGCTGGCCGAGCGCGAACAGATCCGCGATCTGCGCGCGTCAGGCCACTCGTTGCGGGCGATCGGACGCACCCTGGACCGGCCGGCGAGCACGATCAAGCGGGAGCTCGACGCGAACTCCGGCAGCGAGGACTACCACCCCTACGCGGCCCACCGGGCGGCCGCCGCGCGCCGGCCCCGGCCCAAGGACCGCAAACTGCTGCGCGAGGGACGACTGCGCCGCTTCGTCCGGGACGGACTGCGCAGACGGTGGTCGCCCGAGCAGATCTGCCACGCTCTGCTGAGGGAGCATCCCGACGACGAGAGCATGCGGGTGAGCGTGGAGACGATCTACCAGGCGCTGTATTTCCAGGCCCGCGGCGCTCTGAAGCGGGAAGTGCAGGCGGCCGTCCGCTCCGGGCGGACCCGCCGCAAGCCACGCCGGGACCCTGAGCGGCGCACTTCCCGGTTCATCGACCCGATGGTGATGATCAGCGACCGCCCCGCCGACGTCGAGGACCGGGCCGTGCCCGGTCACTGGGAAGGCGACCTGATCATCGGTGCGGGCGGGCGCTCCGCGATCGCCACCCTGGTCGAGCGAAGCACGCGTTACACCATGCTGGTTCACCTGCCGGGCGGAGCCCATGACGCCGAGACCGTCCGCGACGGGCTCGTCCGCACCGTCCAGACCCTGCCCGCCCACCTGCGCGGTTCTCTCACCTGGGACCAGGGCAGCGAGATGGCACGCCACAAGCAGTTCAGCATGGCCACCGACATGCCCGTCTACTTCTGCGACCCGGCCTCGCCCTGGCAACGCGGCTCGAACGAGAACACCAACGGGCTGCTGCGGCAGTACTTCCCGAAAGGCACCGACCTGAGCCTGCACGGTCCCGAAGACCTCGAACACGTCGCCCAGGAGCTCAACGGCCGCCCACGCAAGACGCTCGGCTGGGATACCCCAGCCGAGCGCCTACGTGATCTACTCACCACCTGA
- a CDS encoding succinate dehydrogenase iron-sulfur subunit, with amino-acid sequence MSTPTVEQHSAALDAAESGGVQLITVTMRIRRFNPEEHPEPVWVDYQLTLDPKERVLDALNRVKWEQDGTLTYRRSCAHGICGSDAMRINGRNRLACKTLIKDVNPEKPITIEAIKGLTVLKDLIVDMDPFFQAYKDVMPFLVTNGNEPTRERLQSAEDRERFDDTTKCILCAACTSSCPVFWNDGQYFGPAAIVNAHRFIFDSRDEGAEQRLEILNDREGVWRCRTTFNCSEACPRGIEVTKAIQEVKRALVTRRF; translated from the coding sequence ATGAGCACTCCGACTGTGGAGCAGCACTCGGCCGCCCTGGACGCGGCCGAGTCGGGCGGCGTCCAGCTGATCACCGTGACCATGCGCATCCGCCGGTTCAACCCGGAGGAGCACCCGGAGCCGGTGTGGGTCGACTACCAGCTCACCCTGGACCCGAAGGAGCGCGTCCTGGACGCGCTCAACCGGGTCAAGTGGGAGCAGGACGGCACCCTGACCTACCGCCGTTCCTGCGCGCACGGGATCTGCGGCTCGGACGCGATGCGGATCAACGGCCGCAACCGTCTGGCCTGCAAGACCCTGATCAAGGACGTCAACCCCGAGAAGCCGATCACCATCGAGGCCATCAAGGGCCTCACGGTCCTCAAGGACCTGATCGTCGACATGGACCCGTTCTTCCAGGCGTACAAGGACGTCATGCCGTTCCTGGTCACCAACGGGAACGAGCCGACCCGCGAGCGCCTGCAGTCCGCCGAGGACCGCGAGCGTTTCGACGACACCACCAAGTGCATCCTGTGCGCCGCGTGCACGTCGTCCTGCCCGGTGTTCTGGAACGACGGCCAGTACTTCGGCCCGGCCGCGATCGTCAACGCGCACCGCTTCATCTTCGACTCGCGCGACGAGGGTGCGGAGCAGCGGCTGGAGATCCTGAACGACCGTGAGGGCGTGTGGCGCTGCCGCACCACCTTCAACTGCTCGGAGGCCTGCCCGCGCGGCATCGAGGTCACCAAGGCGATCCAGGAAGTGAAGCGGGCGCTGGTGACCCGCCGCTTCTAG
- the sdhA gene encoding succinate dehydrogenase flavoprotein subunit translates to MQIHQYDTVIVGAGGAGMRAAIESTQRSRTAVLTKLYPTRSHTGAAQGGMCAALANVEEDNWEWHTFDTVKGGDYLVDQDAAEIMCKEAIDAVLDLEKMGLPFSRTEAGRIDQRRFGGHTRNHGEAAVRRSCYAADRTGHMILQTLFQNCVKHGVEFFNEFYVLDLLINDGKTAGVVAYELATGEIHVFQAKSVVFASGGTGKFFKVTSNAHTLTGDGQALVYRRGLPLEDMEFFQFHPTGIWRMGILLTEGARGEGGILRNKDGERFMERYAPVMKDLASRDVCSRAIYTELREGRGCGPDGDHVYLDLTHLPPEQLDAKLPDITEFARTYLGIEPYTDPIPIQPTAHYAMGGIPTNVQGEVLRNNTDVVPGLYAAGEVACVSVHGANRLGTNSLLDINVFGKRAGIAAADYSSTVGFTELPENPAEKVQALVDGLRESTGTESVAQIRKELQESMDTNAMVYRTGATLKQAVEDIAALRERYKHVAIQDKGFRYNTDLLEAVELGNLLDLAEVLAVSALAREESRGGHYREDFPTRDDVKFMQHTMAYQEVAEDGTTSIRLDYKPVVTTRYQPMERKY, encoded by the coding sequence ATGCAGATTCACCAGTACGACACAGTCATCGTCGGCGCGGGCGGCGCCGGCATGCGCGCGGCCATCGAGTCGACCCAGCGCAGCCGTACCGCCGTGCTGACCAAGCTCTACCCCACGCGTTCCCACACCGGCGCGGCCCAGGGCGGCATGTGCGCCGCCCTCGCCAACGTCGAGGAGGACAACTGGGAGTGGCACACCTTCGACACGGTCAAGGGTGGTGACTACCTGGTCGACCAGGACGCCGCCGAGATCATGTGCAAGGAGGCCATCGACGCGGTCCTCGACCTGGAGAAGATGGGTCTGCCCTTCTCCCGCACCGAGGCCGGCCGGATCGACCAGCGCCGCTTCGGCGGCCACACCCGCAACCACGGCGAGGCGGCCGTCCGCCGCTCGTGTTACGCGGCGGACCGCACCGGTCACATGATCCTCCAGACGCTGTTCCAGAACTGCGTCAAGCACGGCGTCGAGTTCTTCAACGAGTTCTACGTCCTGGACCTGCTGATCAACGACGGCAAGACCGCGGGCGTCGTCGCCTACGAGCTGGCCACCGGTGAGATCCACGTCTTCCAGGCCAAGTCCGTGGTCTTCGCCTCCGGCGGCACCGGCAAGTTCTTCAAGGTCACCTCCAACGCCCACACCCTCACCGGTGACGGCCAGGCCCTGGTGTACCGCCGCGGCCTGCCGCTGGAGGACATGGAGTTCTTCCAGTTCCACCCGACGGGCATCTGGCGGATGGGCATCCTGCTCACCGAGGGCGCCCGCGGCGAGGGCGGCATCCTGCGCAACAAGGACGGCGAGCGCTTCATGGAGCGCTACGCCCCGGTCATGAAGGACCTCGCGTCCCGTGACGTCTGTTCGCGCGCCATCTACACCGAGCTCCGGGAGGGGCGCGGCTGCGGTCCGGACGGCGACCACGTCTACCTGGACCTCACCCACCTCCCGCCGGAGCAGCTGGACGCCAAGCTCCCGGACATCACGGAGTTCGCGCGCACCTACCTCGGCATCGAGCCCTACACGGACCCGATCCCGATCCAGCCCACCGCGCACTACGCGATGGGCGGCATCCCGACCAACGTCCAGGGCGAGGTGCTGCGCAACAACACCGACGTGGTCCCCGGCCTGTACGCGGCCGGCGAGGTCGCCTGCGTCTCGGTGCACGGCGCCAACCGCCTGGGCACCAACTCGCTGCTGGACATCAACGTCTTCGGCAAGCGGGCCGGCATCGCCGCCGCCGACTACTCGTCCACGGTCGGCTTCACCGAGCTGCCCGAGAACCCGGCCGAGAAGGTCCAGGCGCTGGTCGACGGCCTGCGGGAGTCCACCGGCACCGAGTCCGTCGCGCAGATCCGCAAGGAGCTGCAGGAGTCCATGGACACCAACGCGATGGTCTACCGCACCGGGGCGACCCTGAAGCAGGCCGTCGAGGACATCGCCGCGCTGCGTGAGCGGTACAAGCACGTCGCGATCCAGGACAAGGGCTTCCGGTACAACACGGACCTCCTGGAGGCCGTCGAGCTGGGCAACCTGCTCGACCTGGCCGAGGTGCTGGCGGTCTCCGCGCTGGCTCGCGAGGAGTCGCGCGGCGGCCACTACCGTGAGGACTTCCCGACCCGTGACGACGTGAAGTTCATGCAGCACACCATGGCGTACCAGGAGGTCGCCGAGGACGGCACCACCTCCATCCGCCTCGACTACAAGCCGGTCGTCACCACCCGCTACCAGCCGATGGAGCGTAAGTACTGA
- the sdhD gene encoding succinate dehydrogenase, hydrophobic membrane anchor protein, with the protein MPTDYTYTDAVVVPSTQAHTGKGLGTGNPADAFVVEPPRTRTKKTPRRTRTNFEMLAWLFMRLSGVVLVVLILGHLLIMLVLDGGVSKIGFAFVAGRWASPFWQGWDLLMLWLAMLHGANGMRTVINDYAEKDSTRLWLKTLMGVATVFTVLLGTLVIFTFDPNI; encoded by the coding sequence ATGCCTACGGACTACACCTACACCGACGCCGTGGTGGTCCCCTCCACCCAGGCGCACACCGGTAAGGGTCTCGGCACCGGGAACCCGGCGGACGCCTTCGTGGTCGAGCCGCCGCGCACCCGGACCAAGAAGACCCCGCGCCGCACCCGTACCAACTTCGAGATGCTCGCCTGGCTGTTCATGCGCCTGTCGGGTGTCGTGCTGGTGGTGCTGATCCTCGGCCACCTGCTGATCATGCTGGTGCTCGACGGCGGCGTGTCCAAGATCGGCTTCGCCTTCGTGGCCGGCCGCTGGGCCTCGCCGTTCTGGCAGGGCTGGGACCTGTTGATGCTGTGGCTGGCCATGCTGCACGGCGCCAACGGCATGCGCACGGTCATCAACGACTACGCCGAGAAGGACTCCACCCGGCTCTGGCTGAAGACGCTGATGGGTGTTGCCACGGTCTTCACCGTGCTGCTCGGGACGCTGGTGATCTTCACCTTCGATCCCAACATCTAA
- the sdhC gene encoding succinate dehydrogenase, cytochrome b556 subunit, protein MPAGTLYRGREGMWSWVAHRVTGVLIFFFLFAHVLDTALVRVSPEAYDSVIQTYKTPLVNLMEYGLVAAILFHALNGLRLVAVDFWSKGPKYQKQMLWSVVGVWVVLMAGAFYPILQHTLTNWFGK, encoded by the coding sequence GTGCCGGCTGGAACGCTGTACCGCGGCCGGGAAGGCATGTGGAGCTGGGTGGCTCATCGAGTCACCGGCGTCCTCATCTTCTTCTTCCTGTTCGCCCACGTCCTCGACACCGCCCTCGTGCGTGTGTCACCCGAGGCCTACGACTCCGTCATTCAGACGTACAAGACGCCGCTGGTGAACCTGATGGAGTACGGCCTGGTGGCCGCCATCCTGTTCCACGCGCTCAACGGCCTGCGGCTCGTCGCCGTGGACTTCTGGTCCAAGGGCCCGAAGTACCAGAAGCAGATGCTCTGGTCCGTCGTGGGCGTCTGGGTCGTCCTGATGGCCGGCGCCTTCTACCCGATCCTTCAGCACACGCTGACCAACTGGTTCGGGAAGTGA